Below is a genomic region from Phycobacter azelaicus.
CCCTGGGAACCGGGCTGATGGACCCTTGGGCGATTGGGGCAACGGCGCTCATCCCGGACCCCGATACCCCAACCGATGCCCTGCCGGAGCTTCTGAACAGCAGTAGAGCCAGCATTTTTGCTGCTGCGCCAGGCGTTTATAGAAAGCTTCTCAGCCAAGAGAGCGCGTTTGGGCTGCCCAATCTCAGGCATGGTCTGTGCGCTGGCGAGAAACTGTCCCGCCACCTGTCCGAGCTGTGGAGGGCGCGCAGCGGTACGCCGCTTTATGAGGCATACGGAATGTCGGAATGCTCGACATTCATATCTGCCTGCCCGGCTCACCCGGCTCGCGGGGATGCTCTGGGGCGGCCACAGTCCGGACGCCGCGTCGCCATCCTTGGCCCTGACGGCCCTGTCCCGCGCGGCGCTGAGGGCACCATCGCCATTCACCGTAGTGATCCTGGATTGATGCTCGGATATATCAATGCTCCTGAGGAAACCGAGGCTCGTATGCAAGGCGACTGGTTCCTGACCGGGGACCAAGGTGCCATGGCTGAGGATGGGCAGATCACCTACCTGGGGCGCGCTGATGACATGATGAACGCCGGCGGCTTTCGTGTTTCTCCGATTGAGGTCGAAACAACCCTGTCGGCACACCCCGGCATAACTCAGGTCGGCGTCACAACCGTCGAAGTCAAAGCTGACACACATATCATCGTGGCCTTTTACACCGGTCCTCACGATCTTGAGACCAAGGAGCTTGAGGCCTTTGCAGCAGAGCGGCTGGCGCGTTACAAGCAGCCACGTGCCTATGTGCGCATAGGGGCATTGCCGACGGGCGCAAACGGCAAATTGCTTCGGCGCGCCCTGCCCGCCCATTTCACCCGATAACCAAAGGATTGCCTTATGACACAAGACACGATGGTCAAGCTGGACATTCTCTCGGACCCGATTTGCCCCTGGTGCTACATTGGCAAGGCCAATCTCGACAAGGCTCTGGCCGAGATCCCGGACCATCCTTTCGTGATCGAATGGCACCCCTTTCAACTCAACCCTGACATGCCGGATGAAGGCATGGACCGACGCGCCTATCTGGAGGCAAAGTTTGGCGGCAAGGACGGCGCGGTCCGAGCCTATGCCCCTGTCGTGGAGCACGCGGAGAAGGCCGGTTTATCCATTGATTTTGAAGCTATGCAGCGTACTCCTAACACGCTGGATGCGCATCGTCTGATCCACTGGGCCGGGATCGAAGGTAAACAGACCGAAGCTGTCGATGCACTCTTTTCCGCCTATTTCACCAAAGGTCAGGATATCGGGGATCCTGAAATCCTTGCTGACATTGCGGATGATATCGGGATGGAGCGTGATGTGGTTCTCAAGCTCCTTGAAGGTGAAAACGACCGGGAAGATATACGGACCCGCGATGCCCACTCTCGCAAGATGGGCGTCAACTCGGTTCCGACCTTCATTGTGGCAAATCAGCACGCGGTTCCAGG
It encodes:
- a CDS encoding class I adenylate-forming enzyme family protein, whose product is MISEHDTGPFEACPSPFNLAAHVLRHASELSAKSALEVLGASTSMIWTYAQLEAAVRGTGTGLLEAGLKPGDIALMRLGNTVDFPIAYLGAIAVGVIPVPTSAQLTEPETAKIMQDLDVAAVLRDPQVVCADHPRQVLLSDLEAMRACPPCAYDMGDPNRLAYVVYTSGTSGSARAVAHAHRAIWARQMMVADWYDLRQDDRLLHAGAFNWTFTLGTGLMDPWAIGATALIPDPDTPTDALPELLNSSRASIFAAAPGVYRKLLSQESAFGLPNLRHGLCAGEKLSRHLSELWRARSGTPLYEAYGMSECSTFISACPAHPARGDALGRPQSGRRVAILGPDGPVPRGAEGTIAIHRSDPGLMLGYINAPEETEARMQGDWFLTGDQGAMAEDGQITYLGRADDMMNAGGFRVSPIEVETTLSAHPGITQVGVTTVEVKADTHIIVAFYTGPHDLETKELEAFAAERLARYKQPRAYVRIGALPTGANGKLLRRALPAHFTR
- a CDS encoding DsbA family oxidoreductase, which encodes MTQDTMVKLDILSDPICPWCYIGKANLDKALAEIPDHPFVIEWHPFQLNPDMPDEGMDRRAYLEAKFGGKDGAVRAYAPVVEHAEKAGLSIDFEAMQRTPNTLDAHRLIHWAGIEGKQTEAVDALFSAYFTKGQDIGDPEILADIADDIGMERDVVLKLLEGENDREDIRTRDAHSRKMGVNSVPTFIVANQHAVPGAQPPELWKQVIADILEQIKSAPAPE